From Streptomyces sp. TLI_053, a single genomic window includes:
- a CDS encoding GNAT family N-acetyltransferase: MNSTPDWTLRPGRPEDIEPLAALRAEVMRTDLVRLGRYDEDRVRRRLREGFSTRWTAVVEVAGVLAGCCTVRPAEQGGRLLEHFYLDPAHQGVGLGGAVLRRLLAETDAAGEPVRLIVLRGSRARRLYERHGFAFEREDGVDVHLLRPAGER, translated from the coding sequence ATGAACAGCACTCCCGACTGGACGCTGCGCCCCGGCCGTCCCGAGGACATCGAGCCGCTCGCGGCGCTGCGCGCCGAGGTCATGCGCACCGACCTGGTCCGCCTCGGCCGCTACGACGAGGACCGGGTCCGCCGGCGCCTGCGGGAGGGCTTCTCCACCCGCTGGACCGCCGTCGTCGAGGTGGCCGGGGTCCTGGCCGGCTGCTGCACCGTCCGCCCCGCCGAGCAGGGCGGACGCCTCCTGGAGCACTTCTACCTCGACCCGGCCCACCAGGGCGTCGGCCTCGGCGGTGCAGTCCTGCGCCGGCTGCTGGCCGAGACCGACGCGGCCGGCGAGCCGGTGCGGCTGATCGTGCTCCGGGGCAGCCGCGCCCGCCGCCTCTACGAGCGGCACGGCTTCGCCTTCGAGCGCGAGGACGGGGTCGACGTCCACCTGCTCCGGCCCGCCGGGGAGCGGTAG
- a CDS encoding Dyp-type peroxidase has translation MTSQYTSDPGAPVASRRSFVRTALGAGAVGALALGTAGPAPGAPAATTGRIPFHGVHQAGILNPPPGYGTFLALDVHVNDRAALAALLRTLTDRIRFLTDGGTPPDLGPGAAPSDSGTLGPAALPTDDLTVTVGVGASLLDARYGLADARPAGLTAMRTFPNDGLRPAECHGDLSLQVCATSRDTVQHAIRHLLRGTGKALSPRWQLDGYQNRARPAGAARNLLGFKDGIQNPDTGSAQQMDALVWVGADAGGPAWAVGGTYQVIRAVRTLVGPWDELPLGEQERIIGRRKSDGAPLGRTKEGDTPDYTQDPNGAVIALDSHIRLANPRTDATRADRILRRAFNYDRGLDAGGVPELGLAFCCYQRDIARQFETVQTRLIDEPLARFLRPTGGGYFYVLPGAQDPTDWLGRTLLG, from the coding sequence TTGACCAGTCAGTACACGAGCGACCCGGGCGCCCCCGTCGCCTCGCGCCGCAGCTTCGTCCGCACCGCGCTCGGCGCCGGGGCCGTCGGAGCCCTCGCCCTCGGTACCGCCGGCCCCGCCCCGGGCGCCCCCGCCGCCACCACCGGGCGGATCCCGTTCCACGGCGTCCACCAGGCCGGCATCCTCAACCCGCCCCCCGGCTACGGCACCTTCCTCGCCCTCGACGTCCACGTCAACGACCGCGCCGCACTCGCCGCCCTGCTGCGCACCCTCACCGACCGGATCCGCTTCCTCACCGACGGCGGCACCCCGCCCGACCTCGGCCCCGGCGCCGCACCCTCCGACAGCGGCACCCTCGGCCCCGCCGCCCTGCCCACCGACGACCTCACCGTCACCGTCGGCGTCGGCGCCTCCCTCTTGGACGCCCGCTACGGCCTCGCCGACGCCCGCCCCGCCGGGCTCACCGCGATGCGCACCTTCCCCAACGACGGCCTGCGCCCCGCCGAATGCCACGGCGACCTCTCCCTCCAGGTCTGCGCCACCAGCCGCGACACCGTCCAGCACGCGATCCGCCACCTGCTGCGCGGCACCGGCAAGGCGCTCAGCCCGCGCTGGCAGCTCGACGGCTACCAGAACCGGGCCCGTCCGGCCGGCGCCGCCCGCAACCTGCTGGGCTTCAAGGACGGCATCCAGAACCCCGACACCGGCTCCGCCCAGCAGATGGACGCCCTGGTCTGGGTCGGCGCGGACGCCGGCGGACCGGCCTGGGCGGTCGGCGGCACCTACCAGGTGATCCGCGCCGTCCGCACCCTGGTCGGCCCCTGGGACGAACTGCCCCTGGGCGAGCAGGAGCGGATCATCGGCCGCCGGAAGTCCGACGGCGCCCCGCTCGGCCGCACCAAGGAGGGCGACACCCCCGACTACACCCAGGACCCGAACGGCGCCGTGATCGCCCTCGACTCCCACATCCGCCTCGCCAACCCCCGCACCGACGCCACCCGCGCCGACCGCATCCTGCGCCGCGCCTTCAACTACGACCGTGGCCTCGACGCGGGCGGCGTCCCCGAACTCGGCCTCGCCTTCTGCTGCTACCAGCGCGACATCGCCAGGCAGTTCGAGACCGTCCAGACCCGACTGATCGACGAGCCCCTCGCCCGCTTCCTCCGCCCCACCGGCGGCGGCTACTTCTACGTCCTCCCCGGCGCCCAGGACCCCACCGACTGGCTCGGCCGCACCCTGCTCGGCTAG
- a CDS encoding RICIN domain-containing protein: protein MRVRKTLLGLSAASLTALMCAVAVPGVASAQPALPASALTLGRAVADTHADTRADGPQREAGARQAVTGTYIRINSLYSVTSGQCLDADANNGGNGTKVQVWGCNGSTQQEWISWSDYSIESVRFPGMCLDADTNGNGGNGTRVQLWQCNGATQQKWFVRANDVAIYNSRYNNGYNTVLDRDTNVSGNGAQAQLWQKNYQSQQWWRIVGA, encoded by the coding sequence ATGCGGGTACGCAAGACTCTCCTCGGCCTGTCCGCCGCCTCGCTCACGGCCCTGATGTGCGCCGTGGCGGTCCCGGGCGTCGCCTCCGCGCAGCCGGCCCTGCCCGCCTCCGCGCTCACCCTGGGCCGGGCGGTCGCCGACACCCACGCCGACACCCGCGCCGACGGTCCGCAGCGCGAGGCCGGTGCGCGGCAGGCCGTGACCGGCACCTACATCCGGATCAACAGCCTCTACTCGGTGACGTCGGGCCAGTGTCTGGACGCCGACGCCAACAACGGCGGCAACGGGACCAAGGTGCAGGTCTGGGGGTGCAACGGGTCCACGCAGCAGGAGTGGATCTCGTGGAGCGACTACAGCATCGAGAGCGTGCGGTTCCCGGGGATGTGCCTGGACGCGGACACCAACGGGAACGGCGGCAACGGGACCCGGGTCCAGCTGTGGCAGTGCAACGGCGCCACGCAGCAGAAGTGGTTCGTGCGGGCCAACGACGTCGCGATCTACAACTCGCGGTACAACAACGGCTACAACACCGTGCTGGACCGGGACACGAACGTGTCCGGCAACGGCGCCCAGGCGCAGCTGTGGCAGAAGAACTACCAGTCGCAGCAGTGGTGGAGGATCGTCGGCGCGTAG